Proteins encoded within one genomic window of Brockia lithotrophica:
- a CDS encoding solute symporter family protein yields the protein MAHVLGVLLFLGIIFLTLYITYWAAQRVRSTSEFYAAGRSLTSWQNGLAIAGDYLSAASFLGIAGLVALNGYDGFLYAIGFLMGYIVVLYLVAEPLRNSGKFTVADMLAFRLNARPVRSAAALVTITISTFYLVAQMVGAGSIIQLLIGIPYEWAVFIVGVLMVVYVVFGGMLATSWVQIVKAVLLLTGTILLVLLVGFAFHFNPSELFRQVAEKYGPQYLNPGVLYKNPIDLLSLGLALVLGTAGLPHILIRFYTVPTAQDARKSVLWAMGVIGVFYLLITYVGFGAMVLVGPEQIKAADKGGNMAAPLLALVLGGGQGSFAGELFMSAIAAVSFATIVAVVAGLVIAASGAFAHDIYTNVIRGGKVDERKQFLVARYTALAIGGLSILIGIAAKGQNVAHLVGLAFAVAASANLPAILLSLYWKRFNTAGALAGMLAGLATAVGLVLVGPNVMGKGALFPLSNPAIVSIPVGFLASVLVSLATRPETEYSAQYDELVFRANTGVGAE from the coding sequence ATGGCCCACGTTTTGGGGGTTTTGCTCTTCTTGGGGATCATCTTTCTCACGCTCTACATCACGTATTGGGCGGCCCAGCGCGTGCGGAGCACGAGCGAGTTTTACGCCGCGGGGCGATCGCTCACGAGCTGGCAAAACGGTTTGGCCATCGCCGGGGATTACCTGAGCGCCGCGTCGTTTCTTGGAATCGCCGGCCTCGTGGCCTTAAACGGCTACGACGGGTTCCTCTACGCCATCGGGTTCCTCATGGGGTACATCGTCGTCCTCTACCTCGTCGCCGAACCCCTGCGGAATTCCGGAAAGTTCACCGTCGCCGACATGCTCGCCTTTCGTCTCAACGCCCGTCCCGTTCGGAGCGCGGCGGCCCTTGTGACGATCACGATCAGCACCTTTTACCTCGTGGCGCAGATGGTAGGCGCCGGGTCGATCATTCAGCTCCTCATCGGGATCCCCTACGAGTGGGCGGTCTTCATCGTCGGCGTGCTCATGGTGGTCTACGTCGTGTTTGGCGGAATGCTCGCCACGAGTTGGGTGCAGATCGTCAAGGCCGTCCTCCTCCTCACAGGGACGATTCTCCTCGTCCTCCTCGTGGGCTTTGCCTTCCATTTCAACCCCTCCGAGCTTTTCCGACAGGTCGCGGAAAAGTACGGTCCCCAGTACCTGAACCCTGGCGTGCTGTACAAGAACCCCATCGACCTCCTCTCCCTCGGCCTCGCCCTCGTCCTCGGCACGGCGGGACTGCCCCACATCCTCATTCGCTTCTACACCGTCCCCACGGCACAAGACGCCCGCAAGAGCGTTCTCTGGGCGATGGGCGTGATCGGCGTCTTCTACCTCCTCATCACCTACGTCGGCTTCGGCGCCATGGTGCTCGTGGGACCCGAACAGATCAAGGCCGCCGATAAGGGCGGCAACATGGCCGCTCCGCTCCTCGCCCTCGTCCTCGGGGGCGGACAGGGGAGCTTCGCCGGGGAGCTCTTCATGTCGGCCATCGCCGCCGTTTCCTTCGCGACGATCGTGGCCGTCGTGGCCGGCCTCGTGATCGCCGCTTCCGGGGCGTTCGCCCACGACATCTACACAAACGTGATCCGCGGTGGAAAGGTGGACGAACGGAAGCAGTTTCTCGTCGCCCGGTATACGGCCCTCGCCATCGGCGGGCTGTCCATTTTGATCGGAATCGCCGCCAAGGGGCAAAACGTCGCCCACCTCGTCGGGCTCGCCTTTGCCGTGGCGGCAAGCGCGAACTTGCCCGCGATCCTCCTCTCCCTCTACTGGAAGCGATTCAACACGGCGGGGGCTCTCGCGGGCATGCTCGCCGGTCTCGCCACCGCCGTGGGGCTGGTGCTCGTAGGCCCGAACGTGATGGGCAAGGGAGCCCTCTTTCCCCTCTCCAACCCTGCCATCGTGAGCATTCCCGTCGGATTTCTCGCCTCCGTGCTCGTGAGCCTGGCCACGCGGCCGGAAACCGAATACTCCGCCCAATACGACGAGCTCGTGTTTCGGGCGAACACAGGCGTCGGGGCCGAGTGA
- the polX gene encoding DNA polymerase/3'-5' exonuclease PolX, translating to MDNLEIAWVLSRIADYYEILGESAFRVNAYRRAAETVERLDRPVAEVLEDLPGVGKSIRAVIEELLTTGESQLLRSLEERVPGDLLRLLDVPGIGPRTIYRLYTELGLTTVEEVRAAAEAKKIRTLKGFGGKVEARILEGIRAMGKRRERVPLAEVYPLAQALVAQIRRIPGVLDAVVGGSIRRVEPTIGDIDIAVKTTTPEEVSERIVRLRGVREILARGEDALSFQYELLWPIRVDIRFFAPEIFGSGLVYFTGDKEHNIYLRRLAKGRGYHLSEWGFEREADPTDRILCPEEEDVYRVLDLFAPSPELRIGDTPFRPENRERISHLVRLEDIRGDLHMHTDYSDGGDTLEAMARAALARGYTYIAITDHSRSLKVAGGLSLERLREQGEEIRRLEERLSEEAGRPFVILRGAEVDILPDGSLDYEDEVLRELDLVVASVHTHFQQSREEITARIVRAARHPFVDIIGHPTGRVYGRRDAYALDVEALIAAAQESGVTLELNSHPYRLDLGPPHLALAQEHGVRIAINTDAHNVEGLEDMFFGVATARKAYVLRDTVINTWDFPRLWSYLRRNRGPSPYRGRQV from the coding sequence GTGGACAACCTCGAGATCGCCTGGGTTCTCTCGCGCATCGCCGACTACTACGAAATTCTCGGAGAAAGCGCATTCCGCGTGAACGCCTACCGCCGCGCGGCAGAAACCGTGGAACGCCTCGACCGACCGGTCGCGGAGGTGCTCGAGGATCTCCCCGGCGTGGGGAAGAGCATCCGCGCGGTGATCGAGGAACTTCTGACCACGGGAGAATCGCAGCTCCTTCGCTCGCTCGAGGAACGCGTCCCCGGCGACCTCCTCCGCCTCTTGGACGTTCCCGGCATCGGACCGCGGACGATCTACCGCTTGTACACCGAACTCGGACTCACTACCGTGGAGGAAGTGCGGGCCGCCGCCGAGGCAAAGAAGATCCGCACGCTCAAGGGATTCGGCGGGAAAGTCGAGGCCCGGATTCTCGAAGGCATTCGCGCTATGGGGAAGCGCCGCGAGCGCGTACCCCTCGCCGAGGTCTATCCTCTGGCGCAGGCGCTCGTCGCCCAGATTCGACGGATCCCCGGGGTGCTCGATGCGGTCGTCGGAGGGAGCATCCGCCGAGTCGAGCCTACGATCGGCGACATCGACATCGCCGTAAAGACGACGACACCCGAAGAGGTCTCCGAGCGCATCGTCCGCCTTCGGGGCGTTCGGGAAATCCTCGCCCGCGGAGAAGATGCCCTCTCCTTTCAGTACGAGCTCCTCTGGCCTATCCGCGTGGACATCCGCTTCTTTGCCCCGGAGATCTTCGGCTCCGGACTCGTATACTTCACGGGAGACAAGGAACACAACATCTACCTTCGGCGGTTGGCCAAAGGTCGGGGATACCACCTGAGCGAGTGGGGATTCGAGCGCGAAGCGGACCCGACCGACCGCATTCTCTGCCCGGAAGAAGAGGACGTCTACCGCGTTTTGGACCTCTTCGCCCCGTCTCCGGAACTCCGCATCGGCGATACGCCCTTCCGTCCGGAAAACCGGGAGCGGATTTCCCACCTCGTGCGCCTCGAAGACATCCGCGGCGATTTGCACATGCATACGGACTACTCCGACGGCGGCGACACCTTGGAAGCCATGGCCCGTGCGGCCCTCGCCCGCGGGTATACGTACATCGCGATCACCGACCATTCCCGGTCGCTCAAGGTAGCCGGGGGCCTCTCCCTCGAGCGTCTGCGCGAGCAAGGAGAGGAAATCCGCCGTTTGGAAGAGCGGCTTTCCGAGGAAGCGGGCCGTCCGTTCGTCATCCTGCGCGGCGCCGAAGTGGACATCCTTCCTGACGGCTCCCTCGACTACGAAGACGAGGTCCTCCGCGAGCTCGACCTCGTGGTCGCCTCGGTGCACACGCACTTTCAGCAGTCGCGCGAGGAAATCACCGCGCGGATCGTGCGCGCCGCCCGCCACCCCTTCGTCGACATCATCGGTCACCCTACGGGCCGCGTGTACGGGCGCCGAGACGCCTACGCCCTCGACGTCGAAGCCCTCATCGCGGCAGCACAGGAAAGCGGTGTGACCTTGGAACTCAACTCCCACCCCTACCGCCTCGACCTCGGACCGCCCCACCTCGCCCTCGCGCAGGAGCACGGCGTCCGCATCGCCATCAATACGGACGCCCACAACGTCGAAGGTCTTGAGGACATGTTCTTCGGCGTAGCCACGGCGCGCAAGGCCTACGTCCTCCGGGATACGGTGATCAACACCTGGGACTTTCCGCGCCTGTGGTCCTACCTTCGGCGCAACCGGGGACCTTCTCCCTACCGCGGCCGACAAGTGTAG
- a CDS encoding YhfC family glutamic-type intramembrane protease, with amino-acid sequence MLPLPTVVTLVAVPVVVLGIFFGSALWFGRTRGFSWGAVGYGAFAYFFFTLMLGQIFTRQIFFGSLGILTAVSGGWSLLELTLLAGTLALFGILGRAGTLVLVRDRLEGSPTEALSFGIGYGGMSLLQLTFVATLWNFGRAWEIRSRLPGALSPEALWGLFPPELLRAFVESPWILAYRYGLFPLLWYVWDVALSVLLYSAVVRRRYAFVGAVLLADALARVLTRSPDVLPFAWPLAPKGGDLIWFLLFAVVLVWSVRELRTGETG; translated from the coding sequence ATGCTTCCCCTTCCGACGGTGGTGACGCTCGTCGCCGTCCCCGTGGTCGTTCTCGGGATTTTCTTCGGTTCTGCGCTGTGGTTCGGTCGGACGCGGGGATTTTCCTGGGGTGCCGTGGGCTACGGCGCCTTTGCCTACTTCTTTTTCACGCTCATGCTCGGCCAGATCTTCACGCGTCAGATCTTTTTCGGCTCCCTTGGAATCCTCACGGCCGTAAGCGGCGGCTGGTCTCTCTTGGAGTTGACGCTCCTCGCCGGGACGTTGGCCCTCTTCGGTATCCTCGGGCGGGCAGGCACCCTCGTCCTCGTGCGCGATCGGCTCGAGGGTTCCCCTACGGAGGCGCTTTCGTTTGGGATAGGCTACGGGGGGATGTCCCTCCTCCAGCTCACCTTCGTCGCCACGCTTTGGAACTTCGGGCGGGCGTGGGAGATTCGCTCCCGCCTCCCGGGGGCTCTCTCTCCGGAAGCCCTTTGGGGGCTCTTTCCGCCGGAACTCCTTCGCGCCTTCGTCGAATCTCCTTGGATCCTCGCCTACCGCTACGGCCTCTTTCCCCTCCTCTGGTACGTGTGGGACGTCGCCCTCTCCGTCCTCCTCTACTCGGCCGTGGTTCGGAGAAGGTACGCGTTCGTCGGTGCGGTGCTTTTGGCCGACGCCTTAGCGCGCGTCCTCACGCGTTCGCCCGACGTCCTTCCCTTCGCCTGGCCGCTCGCCCCCAAAGGGGGAGATCTGATCTGGTTCCTCTTGTTCGCCGTCGTCCTCGTGTGGTCCGTCCGCGAGCTTCGAACGGGAGAAACCGGTTGA
- the acsA gene encoding acetate--CoA ligase — protein MVQELRQGEEILLPENPNPNLKDYEEARRTFKWEDVEKEFTWYHTGKVNMAYEAIDRHAESWRKNKVALIYVDREREVKYTFAEMKEHTARVAAALTSLGLEKGDRVFTFLPRSPELYVGILGIIKAGLVAGPLFEAFMETAVKDRLMDSGAKALITNAELLPRVPYRDLPDLEHVIVVGAKDLPPSDGKTKFYHYEELVAKAPRDFEPVWLTREDGMILHYSSGTTGKPKGIYHVHNAMIQQYITGKWVLDLKEEDVYWTTADPGWVTGTSYGIFAPWLNGATNLVRGGRFSPDDWYSTIEKYRVTVWYSAPTAFRMLMGAGEEVAKKYDLSSLRHVLSVGEPLNPEVVRWGYRVYKQRIHDTWWMTETGAHICVNFACLPIKPGSMGKPIPGVEIGILDDEGNELPPNTPGNLCIKTPWPSMFRKVWNNEAKYQEYFRFPGWYISGDVAMKDEDGYYWFLGRADDVIKTSGYRVGPFEIESKLVEHPAVMEAGVIGKPDPERGEIIKAFVVLREGYQPSEELKKELMEFVKKGLSAHAVPREIEFRDKLPKTRSGKIVRRVLKAWELGLPAGDLSTLED, from the coding sequence ATGGTACAGGAGCTCCGACAGGGGGAGGAAATTCTCCTGCCCGAAAATCCCAACCCCAACCTCAAGGACTACGAAGAGGCGCGTCGGACGTTTAAGTGGGAAGACGTGGAAAAGGAGTTCACCTGGTACCACACGGGCAAGGTGAACATGGCCTACGAAGCGATCGACCGCCACGCCGAATCTTGGCGGAAGAACAAGGTCGCCCTCATCTACGTGGACCGCGAGCGCGAGGTAAAGTACACGTTTGCCGAGATGAAGGAGCACACCGCGCGCGTCGCCGCGGCCCTCACCTCCCTCGGCCTTGAGAAGGGAGATCGCGTCTTTACGTTCCTGCCCCGCTCGCCGGAGCTCTACGTCGGGATCCTCGGGATCATCAAGGCGGGACTCGTGGCCGGTCCCCTCTTCGAGGCGTTTATGGAAACCGCTGTCAAGGACCGCCTCATGGACAGCGGCGCCAAGGCCCTCATTACGAACGCCGAACTCCTGCCGCGCGTACCCTACCGCGATCTTCCCGATCTCGAGCACGTGATCGTCGTCGGCGCCAAGGACCTTCCGCCTTCCGACGGCAAGACCAAGTTCTACCACTACGAGGAACTCGTCGCCAAGGCGCCGCGGGACTTCGAACCTGTGTGGCTCACGCGGGAAGACGGGATGATCCTCCACTACTCCTCGGGCACGACGGGCAAGCCCAAGGGGATCTACCACGTGCACAACGCGATGATCCAGCAGTACATCACGGGGAAGTGGGTACTCGACCTCAAGGAAGAGGACGTCTACTGGACGACCGCCGACCCCGGATGGGTGACGGGTACGAGCTACGGGATCTTTGCGCCGTGGCTCAACGGGGCGACCAACCTCGTCCGCGGCGGGCGCTTCAGCCCGGACGACTGGTACTCTACGATCGAGAAGTACCGCGTCACCGTTTGGTACAGCGCTCCGACGGCCTTCCGCATGCTCATGGGCGCCGGAGAGGAAGTCGCCAAGAAGTACGACCTGAGCTCGCTGCGCCACGTCCTGAGCGTCGGAGAACCCCTTAACCCCGAGGTTGTCCGCTGGGGGTACCGCGTGTACAAGCAGCGGATCCACGACACGTGGTGGATGACGGAGACGGGGGCCCACATCTGCGTGAACTTCGCCTGCCTGCCGATCAAGCCGGGTTCCATGGGCAAACCCATCCCCGGCGTGGAGATCGGGATCCTCGACGACGAGGGGAACGAGCTGCCGCCCAACACGCCTGGGAACCTCTGCATCAAGACGCCGTGGCCGTCCATGTTCCGCAAGGTGTGGAACAACGAGGCCAAGTACCAGGAGTACTTCCGCTTCCCGGGTTGGTACATCTCCGGCGACGTGGCTATGAAGGACGAGGACGGGTACTACTGGTTCCTCGGTCGTGCCGACGACGTGATCAAAACCTCAGGGTACCGCGTCGGTCCTTTCGAGATCGAGAGCAAGCTCGTAGAGCACCCGGCGGTCATGGAGGCGGGCGTCATCGGCAAGCCCGATCCGGAGCGCGGCGAGATCATCAAGGCCTTCGTCGTCCTTCGGGAGGGCTACCAGCCGAGCGAAGAGCTCAAGAAGGAGCTCATGGAATTCGTCAAGAAGGGCCTTTCCGCCCACGCCGTACCGCGGGAAATCGAATTTCGCGACAAGCTCCCCAAGACGCGGAGCGGAAAGATCGTCCGCCGCGTCCTCAAGGCGTGGGAGCTCGGGCTTCCCGCCGGCGACCTCTCCACGCTGGAGGACTGA
- a CDS encoding endonuclease MutS2 encodes MEVRELERLEFDRLRARVAELADTPMGRRIVEELLPTTDAGEAVRRLAETEEALACLPKVPSLSGVTDIRPWVVRAEKGGVLPPEAFLALRAHLRAAERLRRALTEVSRERPLSHLLAYAERLASLPALVEEIEWVFDERGEVLDRASDDLLEIRRRLRELDARVREILQDYVRNPEFRQHLQEPVIAFRAGRPVLPVKSGSAPVFGGRIVDVSQSGYTLFVEPESVVSLGDKRQALVAEEAREIERILRRLSRKAGAHARELLASHEALGALDAIFARARYAAELRATRPTLRPRGRIALRGARHPFLPSAEAVANDIVFPEGVRALLLTGPNTGGKTVTLKTVGIFAAMAQSGLFVPAREAELPVFDGIYADIGDEQSLEQNLSTFSAHMGHLVEILRRATGNSLVLLDEIGAGTDPAEGAALAQAILDALLARGTHVVATTHYGELKAYALSRPGIVNASVSFDLETLRPTYELRIGIPGESHALTIARRLGLDEEILAAAERYLRAGRELLGERIAELERARADHERAREEAEALRARYAAELEALRREREDFRRERERILAEARAQAEEYLRRARNEARAILRELRELRDELSRHASFAQGAREGGGSKARAGELLRAAEAAYRRLALREEALPPEFSEGQTGDDAGSERTRAAERGNGEERPFRPGDRVFLPRYNLQAEVVRVTPRELVVRAGSLRIGVAPEEVVSVPTGGGGEPSPVFGRKGRPPREGQGDEAGGNVLRADAAVPPELDLRGMTVEEALDALEHYLDRALLAGYARVRVIHGLGTGALRRAVRERLRELAYVRAFRAGGEGEGGEGATVVELGP; translated from the coding sequence GTGGAGGTGCGCGAGCTGGAACGCCTCGAATTCGATCGCCTGCGCGCGCGCGTCGCCGAACTGGCGGACACGCCGATGGGACGACGCATCGTCGAAGAACTCCTTCCCACGACGGATGCCGGGGAAGCCGTACGCCGCCTCGCGGAGACCGAAGAGGCGCTCGCTTGCCTCCCTAAAGTCCCCTCCCTTTCCGGCGTAACGGACATTCGTCCGTGGGTGGTGCGGGCGGAGAAGGGGGGCGTCCTCCCCCCCGAGGCGTTTCTCGCCTTGCGCGCGCACCTCCGCGCCGCGGAGCGGCTCCGCCGCGCCCTCACCGAAGTTTCCCGCGAGCGGCCGCTTTCACACCTTTTGGCGTACGCCGAGCGCCTCGCCTCTCTCCCCGCACTCGTCGAGGAGATAGAATGGGTGTTTGACGAGCGCGGAGAGGTCCTCGACCGCGCCTCGGACGACCTTCTCGAGATTCGCCGTCGTCTGCGGGAACTCGACGCCCGCGTGCGGGAGATCCTGCAGGACTACGTGCGGAATCCCGAATTTCGCCAGCACCTCCAAGAACCCGTAATCGCCTTCCGCGCGGGCCGCCCCGTCCTTCCCGTGAAGAGCGGCTCGGCCCCCGTCTTCGGTGGGCGGATCGTCGACGTCTCCCAATCCGGCTACACCCTCTTCGTCGAACCGGAGAGTGTGGTCTCCCTGGGAGACAAAAGGCAAGCGCTCGTCGCCGAAGAGGCGCGGGAGATCGAACGGATCCTCCGCCGGCTGAGTCGTAAGGCGGGCGCACACGCCCGCGAACTCCTCGCCTCCCACGAGGCGCTGGGCGCCCTGGATGCGATCTTTGCGCGGGCGCGTTATGCGGCGGAGCTCCGCGCCACTCGACCTACCTTGCGGCCGCGGGGGCGCATCGCGCTTCGGGGCGCCCGGCATCCCTTTTTGCCCTCCGCGGAGGCCGTAGCCAACGACATCGTGTTTCCCGAGGGGGTACGGGCGCTCCTCCTCACGGGACCGAACACGGGGGGCAAGACCGTCACCCTGAAGACAGTCGGGATCTTTGCGGCGATGGCGCAGTCCGGCCTCTTCGTACCGGCCCGGGAGGCGGAGCTCCCCGTCTTCGACGGGATTTACGCGGACATCGGCGACGAGCAAAGCCTTGAGCAAAACCTGTCTACGTTTTCCGCGCACATGGGGCACCTCGTGGAAATCCTCCGGCGGGCGACGGGGAACAGCCTCGTCCTCTTGGACGAGATCGGGGCGGGGACCGACCCGGCGGAAGGGGCCGCCCTCGCCCAGGCAATCCTCGACGCCCTCCTCGCCCGGGGGACCCACGTTGTCGCCACGACGCACTACGGCGAACTCAAGGCCTATGCCCTTTCCCGCCCGGGAATCGTAAACGCCAGCGTCTCCTTCGACCTCGAGACGCTTCGCCCTACCTACGAACTGCGCATAGGCATCCCTGGCGAAAGCCACGCCCTTACGATTGCCCGGCGTTTGGGGCTGGACGAGGAGATCCTCGCCGCCGCAGAGCGGTACCTCCGGGCCGGGCGAGAGCTCTTGGGGGAGCGCATCGCGGAGCTGGAGCGTGCCCGAGCCGACCACGAACGCGCGCGGGAAGAGGCGGAAGCCCTGCGCGCCCGATACGCGGCGGAACTCGAGGCGTTGCGGCGCGAGCGGGAGGACTTCCGCCGCGAACGCGAGCGGATTCTCGCCGAGGCGAGGGCGCAGGCGGAAGAGTACTTGCGCCGGGCGCGCAACGAGGCCCGCGCGATCCTTCGGGAGCTGCGCGAACTCCGCGACGAACTTTCCCGCCACGCTTCCTTTGCGCAGGGTGCGCGGGAAGGCGGGGGTTCCAAAGCGCGGGCGGGAGAACTCTTGCGTGCGGCCGAGGCGGCTTACCGCCGCCTCGCCCTGCGGGAGGAGGCGCTTCCGCCGGAATTCTCCGAGGGGCAAACGGGGGACGATGCGGGAAGCGAAAGAACCCGTGCGGCCGAACGGGGGAACGGGGAAGAGCGGCCCTTCCGTCCCGGGGACCGCGTCTTCCTTCCTCGCTACAACCTCCAGGCGGAAGTGGTCCGGGTCACCCCGCGGGAACTCGTCGTCCGCGCCGGCTCTCTGCGCATCGGCGTCGCGCCGGAGGAGGTCGTGAGCGTGCCCACAGGAGGCGGCGGCGAACCGTCGCCCGTTTTCGGTCGGAAGGGGCGTCCCCCCCGCGAAGGACAAGGCGACGAGGCGGGCGGGAACGTTCTTCGGGCGGACGCCGCGGTTCCTCCCGAGCTCGACCTTCGGGGAATGACCGTGGAAGAGGCGTTGGACGCTTTGGAACACTACCTCGACCGCGCCCTTCTCGCCGGATATGCGCGCGTGCGCGTGATCCACGGACTCGGAACGGGGGCCCTTCGCCGGGCCGTGCGGGAACGCCTACGGGAGCTCGCGTACGTCCGGGCCTTTCGCGCCGGCGGGGAGGGAGAGGGCGGCGAAGGCGCGACGGTCGTCGAACTCGGCCCGTAA
- a CDS encoding DUF485 domain-containing protein produces the protein MRPSVAQIAEDPKFRTFLRKKVFVLWTVVVLFLVFYMLLPIFAGYAKPLMAKYVLGFVTFGYAFGLLYYLVAWGLAYVYVVLSRGFDRDARAFAEKATNGASGTASALSEATAAPSAEAAR, from the coding sequence ATGCGTCCCTCTGTGGCGCAAATTGCGGAGGACCCGAAATTTCGGACGTTCCTGCGCAAAAAGGTCTTCGTCCTCTGGACGGTGGTCGTCCTCTTCCTCGTGTTTTACATGCTCCTCCCCATCTTCGCGGGGTACGCCAAGCCGCTCATGGCGAAGTACGTCCTCGGGTTCGTCACCTTTGGCTACGCCTTCGGGCTTCTCTACTACCTCGTAGCCTGGGGGCTCGCCTACGTGTACGTCGTACTCTCCCGGGGATTCGACCGCGATGCGCGGGCCTTTGCCGAGAAGGCTACGAACGGCGCGTCGGGGACCGCTTCCGCGCTTTCCGAAGCGACTGCGGCTCCTTCGGCCGAGGCCGCGCGGTGA
- a CDS encoding YkoF family thiamine/hydroxymethylpyrimidine-binding protein, with translation MEISAQLQLYPLAEEDYGAVIWQAIDLLHSYEGQGLRVEVGPMSTLIAGDADLVWRAVRELFSFAADGRRIVLVTTMSNVCPKRV, from the coding sequence GTGGAGATTTCCGCACAACTCCAGCTCTACCCGCTCGCCGAAGAAGACTATGGGGCGGTGATCTGGCAGGCGATCGATCTTTTGCATTCCTACGAAGGTCAGGGGCTGCGCGTCGAGGTGGGGCCCATGAGCACGCTCATCGCGGGGGATGCGGATCTCGTTTGGCGCGCCGTGCGCGAACTTTTTTCCTTTGCGGCGGATGGCCGACGGATCGTGCTCGTGACGACGATGAGCAACGTATGTCCCAAACGTGTCTGA
- a CDS encoding flavin reductase family protein translates to MDPKARKTALRGIVYGLYVVGTTGEQGPNAFAANWLTQVSFEPPRVALAAKKGSRAEGEIAASGVFSVNFLPTGAKEFAQTFFGPVHEEEGKLGGYPFRLGVTGCPIFEDAVSYIECRVVERLDVGDHVLYVGEVVDAGVHREGVETLTLRETGFYYGG, encoded by the coding sequence GTGGATCCGAAGGCGCGAAAGACGGCCCTCCGGGGCATCGTCTACGGATTGTACGTCGTAGGGACGACGGGCGAACAAGGGCCAAATGCCTTTGCCGCCAACTGGCTCACCCAGGTGTCCTTTGAGCCCCCGCGGGTGGCCCTCGCCGCAAAGAAGGGGTCGCGCGCAGAAGGAGAAATCGCCGCTTCCGGCGTCTTCAGCGTAAACTTCCTCCCGACGGGCGCTAAGGAATTCGCCCAGACGTTCTTCGGCCCCGTGCACGAAGAGGAAGGAAAGCTCGGGGGGTATCCCTTCCGACTTGGGGTTACGGGATGCCCGATCTTTGAAGATGCCGTTAGCTACATCGAGTGCCGCGTCGTGGAGCGCCTGGACGTCGGCGACCACGTCCTCTACGTCGGAGAGGTGGTCGACGCCGGGGTTCACCGGGAAGGCGTAGAGACGCTCACCTTGCGCGAAACGGGGTTCTACTACGGAGGCTGA
- a CDS encoding class I SAM-dependent methyltransferase, which yields MAAGERSSSDPFAPFAESYDAWYSTPLGAYADRVEKALLRQALDPLPGEEFLEVGSGTGHQALWLAAQGVRVVGVEPSEAMRRVAEDKLARASAEIRERVRFLAGVGERLPFPEAEFSAVYAVTALEFVADPSAVVREMWRVLVPGGRLVVGAIAGEGAWGELYREKGRDPESVYHGARFYTEEELRALIRDLPGAGRPAVLRGLYVSPSVREPAGRVCLDELEAQAEGRERPGFLVLRVEKMR from the coding sequence GTGGCGGCAGGGGAACGATCTTCCTCCGACCCCTTTGCCCCCTTTGCGGAATCCTACGACGCGTGGTACTCTACCCCTCTCGGCGCTTACGCCGATCGGGTGGAGAAGGCCCTCCTTCGCCAGGCGTTGGATCCGCTGCCCGGCGAGGAGTTCCTCGAAGTCGGCTCCGGGACCGGCCATCAGGCCCTGTGGCTCGCCGCCCAAGGCGTGCGCGTCGTCGGCGTGGAGCCTTCCGAAGCCATGCGCCGCGTGGCGGAGGACAAACTCGCCCGCGCCTCGGCCGAAATTCGGGAGCGCGTGCGCTTTCTCGCCGGCGTCGGGGAACGCCTCCCGTTTCCGGAGGCGGAGTTTTCCGCCGTCTACGCGGTAACCGCCCTCGAATTCGTCGCCGATCCGAGCGCGGTCGTGCGGGAAATGTGGCGCGTCCTTGTGCCCGGCGGACGTCTCGTCGTGGGGGCAATCGCCGGCGAAGGGGCGTGGGGAGAACTCTACCGGGAAAAGGGCCGCGACCCCGAAAGCGTGTACCACGGCGCCCGCTTTTACACGGAGGAGGAGCTTCGGGCGCTGATCCGCGACCTACCCGGAGCCGGTCGTCCCGCGGTCCTGCGGGGGCTTTACGTTTCGCCTTCCGTCCGCGAACCCGCCGGCCGGGTGTGCCTCGACGAGTTGGAGGCTCAGGCAGAGGGGAGGGAGCGCCCGGGCTTTCTCGTCCTCCGCGTGGAAAAGATGCGGTGA
- a CDS encoding thioredoxin family protein — protein sequence MSGAIGGGEGAEDRATPVETTDESFSREVEDFPGWCVVEFSTAWCIPCRMFSEVVRRAVEPLLSSGKCKFVRHDVDRGPAVAERYVVYAVPALYVYSHGTVRGKLLGYHPEDEVRTFLTRIVGHP from the coding sequence TTGTCGGGCGCGATCGGCGGGGGAGAAGGGGCGGAGGATCGGGCAACGCCCGTCGAAACTACGGACGAGAGCTTTTCCCGCGAAGTGGAGGACTTTCCGGGGTGGTGCGTCGTGGAGTTTTCCACGGCGTGGTGCATTCCCTGCCGCATGTTTTCCGAGGTCGTCCGGAGGGCGGTAGAGCCCCTTCTCTCCTCCGGGAAGTGCAAGTTCGTCCGACACGACGTCGACCGCGGCCCGGCCGTCGCCGAGCGGTACGTCGTGTACGCCGTTCCCGCCCTGTACGTGTACTCCCACGGAACCGTGCGAGGGAAGCTCCTCGGGTACCACCCCGAAGACGAGGTGCGGACATTTTTGACCCGTATCGTCGGCCATCCCTGA